A portion of the Carassius carassius chromosome 42, fCarCar2.1, whole genome shotgun sequence genome contains these proteins:
- the LOC132124423 gene encoding piggyBac transposable element-derived protein 4-like translates to MARYTGEEVLRMILDSDEEAAFSSEEEHDSDDECLHFEDRLDPAEDIIPDECAKEPVAKRAKVNKHPTWSWKTEDDIDMAPQALRFLPTREPGPQLRPCDAHTPMSLFKKFFSDTAVTTLCQNTNAQAARACAKGHKYKWTDVSISELYCYFWLLFYMAMVKLSFITDYWRQNNLFSVPFPATIMSRDRYRTISWNLHMSNPDADQDNDKKRGTAEHDRLFRVRPLMDTIRLACKAIYQPRKNLAVDERMVACKANKGMTQYMKAKPTKWGFKLFVLADSSNGYTADFAVYTGKNHFPTGHGLSYDAVKSLLDRTVLGSGYHVYMDNFYTSPKLLRDLFALKFGACGTYRDNRKDCPRNAANSLTKKSVRGSIRWIRDKDLVFVKWMDTREVSVCSTIHAAYTGDNVQRRAKTQNGWRKKSFPCPAPVTAYNQHMGGVDLKYHQSRPVLTMCLFQDLSSPQVPLLVAGLVCFVK, encoded by the exons ATGGCACGCTACACAGGTGAAGAAGTGCTTCGGATGATCCTGGACAGCGACGAAGAGGCTGCTTTCTCCTCAGAGGAAGAACATGACTCCGATGACGAATGTTTGCATTTTGAAGATCGTCTGGACCCAGCTGAGGATATAATTCCTGACGA ATGTGCAAAAGAACCTGTGGCAAAGAGAGCTAAAGTAAATAAGCATCCCACTTGGTCATGGAAAACAGAGGATGATATTGATATGGCTCCACAGGCTCTGAGATTCCTGCCCACAAGGGAACCTGGACCACAACTAAGACCATGTGATGCACACACTCCCATGAGTctattcaaaaagtttttttctgacACTGCTGTGACAACTCTGTGTCAAAACACCAATGCTCAGGCTGCCAGGGCATGTGCAAAGGGACATAAATATAAATGGACAGATGTCAGCATCAGTGAGCTGTACTGCTACTTTTGGTTACTCTTCTACATGGCAATGGTGAAGTTGAGTTTTATCACAGACTACTGGCGGCAGAACAATCTTTTCTCTGTTCCTTTTCCTGCCACAATCATGTCAAGGGACAGATACCGCACAATTTCATGGAATCTGCACATGAGTAACCCAGATGCAGACCAGGACAATGACAAAAAGAGGGGCACAGCTGAACATGACCGTCTTTTCAGAGTCAGGCCCCTCATGGACACAATCCGGCTTGCATGCAAGGCCATCTATCAACCAAGAAAAAATTTGGCAGTGGATGAAAGAATGGTGGCATGCAAAGCAAACAAAGGAATGACTCAGTACATGAAAGCCAAGCCAACCAAATGGGGCTTCAAGTTGTTTGTTCTTGCGGATTCTTCAAATGGATATACTGCAGATTTTGCTGTTTACACAGGAAAGAACCACTTTCCCACAGGCCATGGACTTTCATATGACGCTGTGAAATCTCTGTTGGACCGTACAGTTTTGGGCTCTGGGTACCATGTATACATGGATAATTTCTACACTAGTCCCAAGCTCCTAAGAGACTTGTTTGCTTTGAAGTTTGGTGCATGTGGGACTTACAGAGACAACAGGAAAGATTGCCCTCGGAATGCAGCTAACTCCCTCACCAAAAAATCTGTGAGGGGCTCCATCAGGTGGATTCGAGACAAAGATCTTGTGTTTGTGAAATGGATGGACACACGAGAGGTGTCTGTCTGCTCCACCATCCATGCTGCTTACACAGGAGACAATGTGCAGAGGAgggcaaaaacacaaaatggatgGAGGAAAAAGAGTTTTCCATGTCCTGCACCTGTGACTGCCTACAACCAGCACATGGGGGGTGTTGACCT AAAATACCACCAAAGCAGACCAGTGCTGACCATGTGCCTATTCCAGGATCTGAGCAGCCCTCAGGTGCCACTGCTGGTCGCCGGACTTGTGTGCTTTGTAAAGTAA
- the LOC132124433 gene encoding receptor-type tyrosine-protein phosphatase eta-like: MHTLWLPLLLSSVIWAEEQYFPQSRKDTWENSSFHCRSCFKDLTTITSRNVHLIVQNISSDFWIGLRSNSSIPMGEWSKWSNGDPVTYQNWYPGHPVPSPICSSTTQSPPSTPMTSTQASTVTSASVSSRNDTCPILSEMLLCLNMTCGDLETSIGMCKGTSTVTPKTTTYSTTFNAPTTESTSDCKPNPGQYIEDACVVLLSSGMWKEQECNRSLPYICYEERFFGQINISSVTTSTGNVSWSEGPGAKNISHYRVEVTGDKNQTFNQKNLFQYIETLTAGTLYKVQVFPVKCDRDLNPQNISFYTLPSDVQNLIVVSVTDVSANLNWSKPDGNHDFYSVAFINASKGEEHKCDNEGCTITDLIPGTEYEFTVKAVVNKTIQGVPSKVSDYTKPSTVRKLRSADNDSTVIMAFWDPPTGSHSGYRYCLKEVNNSLECTYCNIASDISNTANNNITNSSDTTTVSITDCKTVHRTETFIKESNKSDGSMFCLCVAALTKSNNLSGEMVTILAYTQPKTVTLFLKPSSQTIFANWTVKGKYEKFEVSITTDAYNYTAQITTANLNYSFDNLKAGVNYNVSVVTLNGKLRSNPANKSEFTRPAKPRGVKATANKTTVQVSWEAPTESEGALIKYTVKCYTAFWKKSHEGQTADRSIPFTGLNPGTKYECNVSVVAGNLESLPETVNANTEPEKRTLVFTMLCSSKDPLHCDEIETRFELFEKLKNITYDKFQDLVHWNMSWAKTGNNIL; this comes from the exons ATGCATACACTGTGGCTGCCGCTTCTCCTGA GCTCAGTCATTTGGGCAGAGGAGCAGTACTTTCCTCAGTCACGCAAAGACACATGGGAAAACAGCAGTTTTCACTGTCGATCATGTTTCAAAGATCTGACGACCATCACCAGCAGAAACGTCCACCTCATTGTCCAGAACATCTCTTCGGACTTCTGGATTGGACTCCGCAGCAATAGTTCCATCCCAATGGGCGAATGGTCCAAATGGTCCAATGGGGATCCTGTTACATATCAGAATTGGTACCCTGGTCATCCTGTTCCATCTCCTATATGTTCCTCAACTACACAAAGTCCACCGAGCACCCCAATGACCTCAACACAAGCATCCACAGTCACTTCTGCTTCTGTATCCTCAAGAAATGATACATGCCCCATACTGTCCGAAATGCTTCTTTGCTTAAATATGACATGTGGTGATCTTGAAACTTCCATCGGTATGTGTAAGGGAACATCCACTGTTACCCCTAAGACTACAACATACAGCACCACCTTTAATGCCCCAACAACTGAGAGCACCAGCGACTGCAAACCCAATCCTGGACAGTACATCGAGGATGCTTGTGTGGTCCTGCTCAGCTCTGGCATGTGGAAGGAACAAGAATGCAACAGAAGTCTACCTTACATCTGTTATGAAG AGCGCTTTTTTGGCCAGATAAACATTTCCAGCGTGACCACAAGCACAGGCAATGTGAGCTGGTCTGAGGGACCCGGTGCTAAGAACATCAGTCACTACAGAGTGGAGGTCACTGGGGACAAAAACCAGACATTTAACCAGAAAAATCTCTTTCAATACATAGAGACTCTGACAGCAGGAACTCTGTACAAAGTTCAGGTGTTTCCTGTGAAATGTGACAGGGATCTCAATCCGCAGAATATCTCCTTCTACACTT TGCCCTCTGATGTGCAAAATCTGATTGTGGTGAGTGTGACAGATGTTAGCGCCAACCTCAACTGGAGTAAACCAGATGGAAACCATGACTTCTACTCAGtagcattcataaatgcatcGAAAGGTGAAGAACACAAGTGTGATAATGAAGGGTGCACTATTACGGATCTTATTCCAGGAACCGAGTATGAATTTACAGTTAAAGCTGTAGTGAATAAGACGATTCAAGGTGTGCCGAGCAAGGTTTCTGATTACACCA AGCCTTCAACTGTCAGGAAGCTAAGATCAGCAGACAATGACAGTACAGTCATAATGGCCTTTTGGGATCCTCCTACTGGCAGTCATTCAGGTTACCGCTATTGTCTTAAAGAAGTCAATAACAGCCTCGAGTGTACTTACTGCAACATCGCATCAGACATCAGCAATACAGCAAACAACAACATCACAAACAGCAGTGATACAACAACTGTCAGTATTACAGACTGCAAAACAGTGCATAGAACAGAAACATTTATCAAAGAGAGTAATAAATCAGACGGCAGcatgttttgtctgtgtgtggcaGCACTAACAAAGAGCAACAATCTGTCAGGAGAAATGGTCACAATCTTAGCATACACAC AACCAAAAACTGTGACCCTCTTTTTGAAACCCAGCTCACAAACCATTTTTGCCAACTGGACAGTAAAAGGGAAGTATGAAAAATTTGAAGTTAGTATTACAACGGATGCATACAATTATACTGCCCAGATTACTACTGCAAACTTGAATTACTCGTTCGATAATCTGAAGGCAGGAGTGAATTACAACGTTTCAGTTGTCACCCTTAATGGTAAACTGAGAAGTAATCCTGCTAATAAATCAGAGTTCACCC GGCCTGCTAAACCTCGTGGCGTAAAGGCCACCGCTAACAAAACTACCGTACAAGTAAGCTGGGAAGCTCCAACTGAGTCCGAGGGTGCcttgattaaatatacagtcaaatgTTACACTGCTTTTTGGAAAAAATCTCATGAAGGTCAGACAGCTGATAGAAGCATTCCCTTTACTGGTTTAAATCCAGGAACAAAATATGAGTGTAATGTCAGTGTCGTGGCTGGAAATTTGGAGAGCCTTCCAGAAACTGTTAACGCAAACACAG AGCCTGAGAAGAGGACACTGGTCTTCACGATGTTGTGTTCCTCTAAAGACCCACTTCATTGTGACGAAATTGAAACTCGGTTTGAACTGTTTGAAAAG CTGAAAAACATAACTTATGACAAATTTCAAGACTTGGTTCACTGGAATATGAGTTGGGCAAAAACTGG AAACAACATCCTTTGA